In one window of Nicotiana tabacum cultivar K326 chromosome 12, ASM71507v2, whole genome shotgun sequence DNA:
- the LOC107832515 gene encoding putative F-box/kelch-repeat protein At4g22430, giving the protein MEFYVHNIKETNFDNPINRKLAKPKSKIFFKNEYLPNWFLEEVFLRLPVKCVFRYKCVSKQWLSLISAPSFVSLYISRASVLPQQAPIWTILADTLRVNNGVNYFAQSYLPDLLSDNRLHPRFCTIHSPCIARPEDERYTIVAVSEGLVLYNRCVSDYHIYNAITGQCVALPPPSMRFGHVSNGFLTESEGGSLRSFKVVRFGCQFGESYILKFEIFSSETGSWRSLVVHNDVPIEVVSLRRPVALNGNLHWIDRRLGIMAFNPSNDLNQCRIIGLPNDIDKQCNDARNNGSPTLCDVHQDHLRYIEVSLVPSYPFGFSGFSVWILDNYDSSNWTLQHRVKIRDIVFDDTLISKALTGLIPTPIAFHPLDSNILYLGFGDAVVSYNMKTLKLDVLAARAAQQNLWPKAGALPASPFSRLCLGDPDDVPDMIQRLLPCWSSAFLFMLPAWPISLPIDYTGLKK; this is encoded by the coding sequence ATGGAGTTTTATGTTCATAACATAAAGGAAACAAATTTTGACAACCCCATTAATAGAAAACTTGCAAAACCCAAATCAAAGATTTTTTTCAAGAATGAGTACCTTCCTAATTGGTTCTTGGAAGAAGTTTTCTTAAGATTGCCTGTAAAATGTGTTTTTAGGTACAAATGTGTCTCAAAACAGTGGCTTTCCTTAATTTCTGCACCTTCTTTTGTATCCCTTTATATTTCTAGAGCTTCTGTGTTGCCCCAACAAGCACCTATTTGGACCATTCTTGCTGATACTCTGCGTGTTAATAATGGTGTTAACTATTTTGCTCAGTCATACTTGCCTGATTTGCTCTCTGATAATCGGTTACATCCAAGATTTTGTACAATTCATTCCCCTTGTATTGCTCGTCCTGAAGATGAACGATATACCATTGTAGCAGTGAGTGAGGGGCTAGTTTTGTACAATCGATGTGTAAGTGATTATCACATTTATAATGCTATTACAGGGCAATGCGTTGCGCTTCCTCCACCTTCGATGCGTTTTGGACATGTTAGTAATGGTTTTTTAACGGAATCTGAAGGGGGGTCTCTGAGGAGTTTTAAAGTTGTGAGATTTGGTTGTCAATTTGGCGAGTCGTATATCCTAAAGTTTGAGATATTCTCGTCTGAGACTGGAAGTTGGAGAAGTCTTgttgttcataatgatgtaccaATTGAAGTTGTGTCGCTCAGGAGGCCTGTTGCTCTGAATGGGAACCTACATTGGATTGATCGTCGACTTGGGATTATGGCGTTTAATCCTTCCAATGACTTGAATCAATGTCGGATAATTGGACTTCCTAATGATATTGATAAGCAATGTAATGATGCTAGAAATAACGGAAGTCCTACTTTGTGTGATGTTCATCAGGATCACTTGAGGTATATCGAGGTATCTCTTGTGCCCTCGTATCCCTTCGGATTTTCGGGTTTTTCCGTTTGGATTCTTGACAACTATGACTCTTCAAATTGGACTCTGCAGCACAGGGTAAAGATCCGTGACATCGTGTTTGATGATACTTTAATTAGCAAAGCGTTAACTGGGCTCATTCCTACTCCAATCGCCTTCCATCCGCTTGATTCCAACATCTTATACCTTGGTTTCGGGGATGCTGTTGTTTCATATAACATGAAAACATTGAAGTTGGATGTCCTTGCTGCAAGGGCGGCTCAACAAAATTTGTGGCCTAAAGCCGGTGCTTTACCGGCTTCACCGTTCAGTCGACTCTGCCTTGGTGATCCAGATGATGTTCCAGATATGATTCAAAGATTATTACCTTGTTGGTCATCAGCATTCTTGTTCATGCTTCCTGCGTGGCCAATTTCTCTTCCTATTGATTACACAGGACTGAAGAAGTAA